The following proteins are encoded in a genomic region of Lachnospiraceae bacterium KM106-2:
- a CDS encoding ABC transporter, ATP-binding protein has translation MMSELMKLSNVYKKFGKDWVVKDCSLTIQSNRIIGILGKNGMGKSTLLKLMAGLLKADDGLISDSHIKISYLLQPHDFYSWMKVKDAVEYYCDFYMDFDKEKAMKLLQESSLEEKQLIRKLSTGQGERLCLILALSRRVDLYLLDEPISGVDAGFKREFKRLLLENIPEDATVLIVTNLLKDMETIFDEIVLMTRKGMICLETDYIRAEHKSVEEYYMEVVEDETYA, from the coding sequence ATGATGAGTGAGTTGATGAAATTATCCAATGTGTATAAAAAATTCGGGAAAGATTGGGTCGTTAAGGATTGTTCGCTGACGATTCAGTCTAACCGAATTATAGGAATACTTGGGAAAAATGGAATGGGTAAGAGTACTTTGCTAAAGCTGATGGCTGGTCTCCTAAAGGCAGATGATGGTTTGATATCAGATAGTCATATTAAAATATCGTATTTATTGCAGCCTCACGATTTCTATTCCTGGATGAAAGTAAAAGATGCTGTTGAATATTATTGTGACTTTTATATGGATTTTGATAAGGAAAAGGCGATGAAGTTATTGCAAGAATCCTCACTAGAGGAAAAACAGCTCATTCGTAAGTTATCTACGGGCCAGGGAGAACGGTTATGTCTGATCCTAGCACTTTCAAGGAGGGTAGATCTCTATCTGTTAGATGAACCGATCAGCGGTGTAGATGCTGGCTTTAAGAGGGAATTTAAACGATTACTGCTAGAAAATATACCGGAAGATGCAACGGTACTTATTGTTACGAATCTATTAAAAGATATGGAAACGATATTTGACGAGATTGTCTTGATGACTAGAAAGGGTATGATCTGTTTGGAAACGGATTACATACGAGCAGAACATAAGTCAGTAGAAGAATATTATATGGAGGTGGTTGAAGATGAAACGTATGCTTAA
- a CDS encoding transcriptional regulator, GntR family produces MQFKKDVPIYIQIAGRIKEQIMNGELVVGDKLKSVREYSVEYEVSALTVQRAMQYLDQEQIIYSKKGVGSFVKDGVREFLKKDLIEKTAREFIEKMHHCGLSAEEIVVVVKQILNDEGEA; encoded by the coding sequence ATGCAGTTTAAAAAGGATGTTCCGATTTATATACAGATTGCAGGAAGAATTAAAGAGCAGATTATGAATGGTGAGCTAGTGGTAGGTGATAAATTAAAATCAGTTCGAGAATATTCGGTTGAGTATGAAGTGTCAGCACTGACCGTACAGCGAGCAATGCAGTATTTGGATCAGGAACAGATCATTTATTCTAAAAAGGGTGTCGGCAGTTTTGTGAAAGATGGGGTGCGAGAGTTTCTTAAGAAGGACCTGATTGAGAAGACAGCAAGAGAATTTATTGAAAAGATGCATCACTGCGGATTATCAGCAGAGGAGATCGTGGTGGTAGTAAAGCAAATATTAAACGATGAAGGGGAGGCTTAA
- a CDS encoding macrolide-efflux protein, translated as MKAIEDWQLKFIKIWSGQAVSILTSSVLQMAIVWYLTERTGSSAVLSFATLIGYLPQAVLGTFIGVYIDRYNRKKIMIYADLFIAAASLVLVFVGMFGSIPIWLIMVVLFVRSIGSAFHYPALQAVTPSIVPKEHLTKYAGYAQSFESVSMVASPAIAAVLFSIWDLNIIILLDVFGAIFAVSMLALVKLPQRVFDKEDGDTTESSNLLEEVKAGLRILKGVKGMRALLIVSALYAIIYFPIGTLYPLITMSYFGGSFSASSVVEIVFSVGMLTGSLLLGIFGDKINKRWAIIGSIGFYGLGVAITGLLPASGLYVFVVLSGVMGISVPFYTGVEIAIIQSRIKEEYLGRILALSGSITTITMPIGLILSGIFSDFIGIQNWFLTLGITCLILAAAAMLMPSFHYCTEEA; from the coding sequence GCAATTGAGGATTGGCAACTTAAGTTTATTAAAATTTGGTCGGGGCAGGCAGTTTCTATTTTAACCAGTTCTGTATTACAGATGGCGATCGTATGGTATCTTACAGAACGGACGGGTTCATCCGCAGTCCTTTCGTTTGCCACGCTGATCGGTTATCTTCCGCAAGCGGTATTAGGTACCTTTATTGGTGTATATATTGATCGATATAACAGAAAGAAGATTATGATCTATGCTGATTTATTTATTGCAGCAGCCAGCCTTGTACTTGTTTTTGTTGGAATGTTTGGATCGATACCGATCTGGCTTATCATGGTCGTGCTATTTGTTCGTTCCATCGGAAGCGCATTTCATTATCCTGCATTGCAAGCGGTTACACCAAGTATTGTTCCAAAGGAACATTTGACAAAGTATGCGGGATATGCCCAGAGTTTTGAATCAGTATCAATGGTTGCTAGTCCGGCCATTGCGGCAGTATTATTTAGCATATGGGATCTAAATATTATCATTTTATTAGATGTATTTGGTGCAATTTTTGCAGTGAGTATGTTAGCACTTGTGAAACTTCCTCAAAGAGTGTTTGACAAAGAAGATGGTGACACGACAGAATCCTCGAATCTATTAGAAGAAGTAAAAGCTGGATTACGTATCTTAAAAGGTGTGAAAGGAATGCGTGCTCTTTTGATCGTAAGCGCGTTATATGCGATTATCTACTTCCCAATCGGTACGTTGTATCCGCTCATTACAATGAGCTATTTTGGTGGTTCCTTTTCCGCTTCTAGTGTGGTTGAGATTGTTTTCTCGGTGGGAATGCTGACAGGTTCGCTGTTACTTGGAATTTTTGGTGATAAGATCAATAAACGTTGGGCGATCATTGGATCGATCGGCTTTTATGGATTAGGAGTAGCGATTACAGGGCTTCTTCCAGCAAGCGGACTTTATGTCTTTGTTGTCCTTTCTGGCGTAATGGGGATTTCGGTACCTTTTTATACTGGAGTTGAGATTGCAATTATCCAAAGCAGGATTAAAGAAGAATATTTGGGTCGTATTTTAGCGTTATCCGGAAGCATCACAACGATTACAATGCCGATTGGCTTGATTCTTTCTGGAATTTTTTCAGACTTTATTGGAATTCAAAATTGGTTTTTGACATTAGGAATTACTTGTTTAATTTTAGCAGCAGCTGCTATGTTAATGCCGTCATTCCATTATTGTACTGAGGAAGCATAA